A single region of the Sulfitobacter geojensis genome encodes:
- a CDS encoding quaternary amine ABC transporter ATP-binding protein produces the protein MNNTTILECRDVWKIYGAKADSFLEHTPDPKKGELRKENLIGAVRRANVQIRKGEIFVIMGLSGSGKSTLVRCLSRLVEPTAGEIFFEGKNLLTMSEAELIEIRRTKMGMVFQQFALLPHLTVLENAAFPLDVQGVDKKTREARAMEMVELVGLKGRENNYPRELSGGQQQRVGIARSLVVEPDLWFLDEPFSALDPLIRREMQDEFMRLQNMLHKTIVFITHDFDEAIRLADRIAVMKDGEIQQVATPEELVLNPATDYVAEFTRHVSRSKVITAGSIVQPLSDAAFAGTVLHSQLIDDIAKQVEDSDAPYKVEKDGEVIGQITRQGVIDVLVGRS, from the coding sequence ATGAACAACACAACCATCCTTGAATGCCGCGACGTCTGGAAAATCTACGGCGCAAAGGCCGACAGTTTTCTGGAACACACCCCCGATCCGAAAAAGGGCGAATTGCGCAAGGAAAACCTGATCGGGGCCGTGCGCCGCGCCAATGTGCAAATCCGCAAGGGCGAGATTTTTGTGATCATGGGCCTGTCCGGTTCCGGCAAATCCACGCTGGTGCGCTGCCTCTCGCGCTTGGTGGAACCAACCGCAGGCGAGATCTTTTTCGAGGGCAAGAACCTGCTGACCATGAGCGAGGCAGAGCTGATCGAAATCCGTCGCACAAAAATGGGTATGGTATTTCAACAGTTTGCACTGCTGCCCCATCTGACAGTTCTGGAAAACGCCGCCTTTCCGCTGGACGTGCAGGGCGTCGACAAAAAAACCCGCGAAGCCCGCGCCATGGAAATGGTTGAACTGGTTGGGCTAAAGGGGCGCGAAAACAATTATCCGCGCGAACTTTCCGGCGGGCAGCAACAGCGTGTCGGCATCGCACGATCCTTGGTTGTCGAACCTGATCTGTGGTTTCTGGACGAACCGTTTTCTGCCCTAGATCCGCTGATCCGCCGCGAGATGCAGGATGAGTTTATGCGCCTGCAAAACATGCTGCACAAAACCATTGTCTTTATCACCCATGATTTTGACGAGGCAATCCGCCTTGCCGACCGTATTGCCGTGATGAAAGACGGCGAAATCCAACAGGTCGCAACCCCCGAAGAACTGGTGCTGAATCCTGCCACCGACTATGTCGCGGAGTTCACCCGTCATGTCAGCCGCTCCAAGGTGATCACCGCAGGCTCCATCGTGCAACCGCTCAGCGATGCCGCATTTGCGGGCACCGTTCTGCACAGCCAGTTGATTGACGACATCGCCAAACAGGTTGAGGATTCCGACGCCCCCTACAAAGTCGAAAAAGATGGCGAGGTCATTGGCCAGATCACCCGACAGGGCGTGATTGATGTGCTCGTGGGGCGTTCGTAA
- a CDS encoding ABC transporter permease yields MPRWLTAGRAFWVALFAVTWALSTWSFQLYKALDARWIIRFPKKWQLELDGAISDFLAWLVEDASFYFFSFKDLTRAIAALIEAPYQFLRNLLIEGFSSGYGDTAVQLAPSLSWIAVVICIAAIGLYARDWALAALVGCCFLYLAIFGQWHSAMITLASVLIAVPIGAVGGLFLGIAAYRHRWIDIALRPVLDLMQTVPVFAYLVPILILFGFGPVAALVATIIYAMPPMVRITIVALRSVPDEILEAGRMAGCTRRQIMWKILVPSATPTLMVGVNQVIMLSLNMVIIASMIGAGGLGFDVLASLRRLDIGGGIEAGLAIVLMAIALDRASQAFSERKYRIRKTGNLMQRYPLSSAVLLIAVATMILGRFIPAIQTYPDALTLTTGPFWAGAMEWINVNFFDTFEAIKLVILQGLLLPVKKFFTGIPWAWGIIATGLMAGRIGGWKLGIVAMLMMGFIAASGLWGKAMVTIYLCGVSVLIATVIGIPLGIWAAERPKAGKVILGFMDTLQTLPSFVYLIPVIMLFRVGDFSAMIAVVLYALAPAVRYAAHGLADVPEQMIEAGHMAGCTKRQILWRIKLPLATPQLLLGLNQTTMLALSMLVITALVGTRDLGQEVYIALTKANAGKGIVAGLSVAFIAIIADRLVNALALGQRKRLGL; encoded by the coding sequence ATGCCGCGTTGGCTGACAGCGGGACGCGCCTTTTGGGTGGCGCTGTTCGCCGTGACTTGGGCGTTATCCACCTGGTCATTCCAATTGTACAAAGCGCTGGACGCACGGTGGATCATCCGGTTTCCAAAGAAATGGCAGCTGGAACTCGATGGCGCGATCAGTGATTTTCTGGCATGGCTGGTTGAAGATGCCAGTTTCTATTTCTTTTCCTTCAAGGACCTGACCCGCGCCATCGCCGCCCTAATAGAAGCGCCCTATCAATTCCTGCGCAATCTGTTGATCGAAGGATTTTCAAGCGGTTACGGCGACACGGCGGTGCAACTGGCCCCCTCTCTCAGCTGGATTGCTGTTGTCATCTGCATTGCCGCGATCGGGCTTTATGCCCGAGACTGGGCCTTGGCTGCCTTGGTCGGCTGTTGTTTTCTATACCTCGCGATATTCGGGCAATGGCACAGCGCCATGATCACGCTGGCCTCGGTCCTGATTGCTGTGCCGATCGGCGCTGTGGGGGGGCTGTTTCTGGGCATCGCCGCCTATCGCCACCGGTGGATCGATATCGCGCTGCGGCCGGTGCTGGATCTGATGCAAACCGTTCCTGTGTTTGCCTATCTCGTGCCGATCCTGATCCTGTTCGGCTTTGGTCCGGTCGCCGCGCTGGTTGCCACCATCATCTATGCCATGCCTCCCATGGTGCGCATTACCATTGTCGCCCTGCGCAGCGTTCCCGACGAAATTCTAGAGGCCGGACGCATGGCGGGCTGTACCCGCCGCCAGATCATGTGGAAAATTCTGGTGCCCTCAGCCACCCCCACGCTTATGGTCGGGGTCAATCAGGTGATCATGCTTTCGCTGAACATGGTGATCATCGCCTCGATGATTGGCGCGGGGGGCTTGGGTTTTGATGTGCTGGCCTCCCTGCGCCGGCTTGATATCGGTGGCGGGATCGAGGCGGGTCTGGCCATCGTCCTGATGGCCATTGCGCTGGACCGCGCCAGCCAGGCCTTTTCCGAACGTAAATACCGCATCCGCAAAACCGGCAATCTGATGCAGCGTTACCCGCTTAGCAGCGCGGTCCTGCTGATCGCCGTCGCGACGATGATCCTTGGCAGGTTCATCCCTGCGATACAGACCTACCCGGACGCCCTGACTCTCACGACCGGACCGTTTTGGGCCGGTGCGATGGAATGGATCAACGTCAATTTCTTTGACACGTTCGAGGCGATCAAACTTGTCATCCTGCAAGGGCTTCTATTGCCCGTGAAGAAGTTTTTTACAGGTATCCCATGGGCTTGGGGCATCATTGCCACAGGATTGATGGCGGGGCGCATCGGCGGCTGGAAACTGGGCATCGTCGCCATGCTGATGATGGGGTTCATCGCGGCCAGCGGGCTTTGGGGCAAGGCGATGGTGACGATTTACCTTTGTGGTGTGTCGGTATTGATTGCAACAGTGATTGGCATTCCGTTGGGCATATGGGCGGCAGAGCGGCCCAAGGCGGGCAAGGTTATCCTTGGTTTTATGGACACGCTGCAAACCCTGCCCAGCTTTGTCTATCTGATCCCCGTGATCATGTTGTTCCGTGTCGGCGATTTCAGCGCGATGATCGCAGTTGTGCTTTATGCGTTGGCCCCTGCCGTACGTTATGCCGCGCACGGGCTGGCCGATGTCCCCGAACAGATGATCGAAGCGGGGCATATGGCCGGTTGCACCAAACGCCAGATCCTGTGGCGCATCAAACTGCCGCTGGCCACACCGCAACTGTTATTGGGATTGAACCAGACCACCATGCTCGCCCTATCCATGCTGGTGATCACCGCCCTGGTCGGCACCCGTGATCTGGGTCAAGAGGTCTATATCGCATTGACCAAGGCCAACGCCGGCAAGGGCATTGTCGCGGGTCTATCGGTCGCCTTTATCGCCATCATCGCCGACCGTCTGGTCAATGCCCTGGCCTTGGGACAACGCAAAAGGTTGGGGTTATGA
- a CDS encoding choline/ethanolamine kinase family protein: protein MTPEIIENVTQLSCFENPQDIVTLGGGLTNVNLRVRDGDQQYVVRLGTDIAEHGVMRWNELALSQAASAAGFSPKVVHHEAGVLVLEFLSAQTFTEADVRNPANLPRIVSRIAQVHRDLADHLTQPVLAFWPFQVNRTYAARLRADGSRHTSALPAMLEQLDQLESAVGQIDMVIGHNDLLAANILDDGDKLWLIDWEYGGFNSPLFDLAGLASNNALSETQERAMLSQYFETDPDKHWRAYSAMKCTSLMRETLWSMTSEIHSELDVDYAAYTSENMDRLTSALADFTQT, encoded by the coding sequence ATGACACCTGAAATCATTGAAAACGTCACGCAGCTCAGCTGCTTTGAGAACCCGCAGGACATCGTTACACTTGGGGGTGGGCTGACCAATGTGAACCTGCGGGTGCGCGACGGGGACCAGCAATATGTCGTGCGTCTTGGCACGGATATCGCGGAACACGGGGTGATGCGCTGGAACGAACTGGCCCTGTCCCAAGCTGCCAGCGCCGCAGGGTTTTCGCCCAAGGTTGTACATCATGAAGCCGGTGTTCTGGTGCTGGAATTTCTCAGCGCGCAAACCTTTACAGAAGCGGATGTGCGCAACCCCGCGAACCTGCCACGCATCGTGTCACGGATCGCACAGGTCCATCGCGACCTTGCCGACCACCTGACACAACCGGTGCTGGCGTTTTGGCCGTTTCAGGTGAACCGCACCTATGCCGCGCGACTGCGTGCCGACGGTTCTCGCCACACCAGTGCACTGCCCGCGATGCTGGAACAGCTTGATCAACTCGAATCCGCCGTCGGACAGATTGACATGGTGATCGGGCACAACGATTTGCTGGCCGCCAATATCCTCGACGACGGGGACAAGCTTTGGCTGATTGACTGGGAGTACGGCGGGTTCAATTCACCCCTGTTCGATCTGGCGGGACTGGCGTCGAACAACGCCCTGTCCGAAACGCAAGAACGCGCGATGCTGTCGCAATATTTCGAAACGGACCCCGACAAACACTGGCGCGCTTATAGCGCCATGAAATGCACCTCACTGATGCGCGAAACACTTTGGTCGATGACTTCGGAAATCCATTCCGAACTCGACGTGGATTACGCCGCATATACCTCTGAAAACATGGACCGGCTTACATCGGCACTTGCCGACTTTACGCAGACATAA